Proteins encoded within one genomic window of Gallus gallus isolate bGalGal1 chromosome 1, bGalGal1.mat.broiler.GRCg7b, whole genome shotgun sequence:
- the STOML3 gene encoding stomatin-like protein 3, with protein MDPIGETPKKNNTEHLIADRREGIGVCGWILVSLSFLLVLITFPVSIWACIKVVREYERAVVFRLGRILSKKAKGPGLILILPCTDTFIKVDLRTVTCNIPPQEILTKDAVTTQVDGVVYYRIRSAVCAVANVNNVHSATFLLAQTTLRNVLGTQTLAQLLAGREEIAHSIQAILDSATEQWGIKVARVEIKDVRIPVAMQRVMAAEAEATQEARAKAVAAEGEMNASKALKQASMVLAESPAGLQLRYLQTLTTLAAENNSTIVFPLPINLLDGFGQKNRGG; from the exons ATGGATCCCATAGGAGAGACACCCaagaaaaacaatacagaacATCTAATTG CTGACAGACGGGAAGGAATTGGTGTCTGTGGATGGATCCTGGTTTCCTTATCTTTCCTGTTGGTCCTCATAACCTTTCCTGTTTCCATCTGGGCATGTATCAAG GTTGTCAGAGAATATGAACGTGCTGTTGTGTTTCGGCTGGGACGTATACTGTCTAAGAAAGCCAAGGGACCAG gttTGATCCTCATACTTCCATGTACAGATACTTTTATCAAGGTTGACCTTAGAACTGTTACGTGTAACATTCCTCCACAAGAG ATTCTCACAAAAGATGCTGTTACTACTCAAGTGGATGGGGTGGTGTACTACAGGATCCGTAGTGCAGTATGTGCCGTTGCCAATGTCAACAATGTACATTCAGCCACCTTCCTCTTGGCACAGACAACCCTGAGAAATGTGCTGGGTACACAGACCTTGGCTCAGCTCCTGGCTGGTCGAGAAGAGATTGCACACAGTATCCAG GCTATCCTTGACAGTGCCACGGAGCAGTGGGGAATCAAAGTGGCTCGTGTGGAGATCAAAGATGTCAGGATTCCTGTGGCCATGCAGAGGGTGATGGCAGCCGAAGCAGAGGCTACGCAAGAAGCAAGAGCTAAG GCTGTGGCAGCGGAGGGAGAGATGAATGCTTCTAAAGCCCTCAAGCAGGCCTCCATGGTGCTGGCCGAGTCTCCAGCAGGTCTTCAGCTGCGCTACCTGCAAACGTTGACAACTTTGGCAGCAGAGAATAATTCTACTATTGTCTTCCCTCTGCCTATTAATTTGCTTGATGGTTTCGGGCAGAAAAATAGAGGGGGATAG